The Anastrepha ludens isolate Willacy chromosome 2, idAnaLude1.1, whole genome shotgun sequence genome contains a region encoding:
- the LOC128857042 gene encoding E3 SUMO-protein ligase ZBED1-like isoform X2, translated as MHKYLRASNGQGCSAATIEEKEQEEEPQAKKARYGQSNVWNFFNKSSDGKTAKCLKCGKIYQTSGNTTNMAGHLKRVHPTLSVSELPKASGHMAAYLDKKYEASSKRKRDLDSALLNFICSDLRPFYIVENEGFKQFVNALDPRYELPSRSTLLSTCYNNLFMNMRMKLKSILQEVEYCAVTTDCWTSRANEAYLTVTCHFIDPEFKLRTAVLSTSKLQNEKNHSAENIANSLCAVLIEWEVMDKVAAIVTDSARTMIKACEILQKRHVPCFAHVINLIVQQCLNQEKIKVIMGKCKSIVGFFKKSTVAYAKFKEAQNTEKPYSLKQECPTRWNSAFHMIERFLKQMML; from the exons ATGCATAAATATCTTAGAGCTTCAAATGGGcaag GTTGTAGTGCGGCAACCATTGAAGAAAAAGAGCAAGAGGAAGAGCCGCAAGCCAAAAAGGCGCGATATGGTCAGTCCAatgtgtggaatttttttaataagtcctCGGATGGCAAGACTgccaaatgtttaaaatgtgGTAAAATTTATCAAACCAGCGGAAACACCACCAACATGGCGGGACATTTAAAGCGGGTACACCCAACGTTAAGTGTGAGTGAGTTGCCAAAGGCTTCAGGACATATGGCGGCTTATTtggataaaaaatatgaagccTCATCGAAACGGAAGAGAGATTTGGACAGCGCATTGTTAAATTTCATTTGCTCCGATTTACGTCCATTTTACATTGTAGAAAACGAGGGATTTAAGCAATTTGTAAATGCTTTGGATCCCCGATACGAATTGCCTTCACGATCAACATTGCTTTCAACatgttataataatttattcatgAACATGAGAATGAAACTGAAAAGCATTTTGCAAGAAGTGGAATATTGCGCTGTGACAACCGACTGTTGGACATCTCGAGCCAACGAGGCTTATTTGACCGTAACTTGCCATTTTATAGATCCAGAATTTAAACTTCGCACAGCAGTACTTTCGACTAGTAAGTTACAGAATGAGAAAAATCATTCTGCAGAAAACATTGCGAACTCTCTATGTGCAGTGCTAATTGAATGGGAAGTTATGGACAAAGTTGCAGCCATTGTTACCGATAGCGCAAGAACAATGATAAAAGCATGTGAGATATTGCAAAAAAGACATGTGCCATGCTTTGCGCATGTTATTAATTTAATAGTTCAACAATGCCTGAATcaagagaaaataaaagtaattatgGGGAAATGCAAAAGTATTGTgggattttttaagaaaagcacAGTAGCTTACGCCAAGTTTAAAGAAGCTCAAAATACAGAGAAGCCATACAGTTTAAAGCAAGAATGTCCTACAAGATGGAATAGCGCATTTCATATGATTGAAAGATTCTTAAAACAAATGATGCTATAA
- the LOC128857042 gene encoding E3 SUMO-protein ligase ZBED1-like isoform X1 translates to MPSLQVNLCVLSHLYVGCSAATIEEKEQEEEPQAKKARYGQSNVWNFFNKSSDGKTAKCLKCGKIYQTSGNTTNMAGHLKRVHPTLSVSELPKASGHMAAYLDKKYEASSKRKRDLDSALLNFICSDLRPFYIVENEGFKQFVNALDPRYELPSRSTLLSTCYNNLFMNMRMKLKSILQEVEYCAVTTDCWTSRANEAYLTVTCHFIDPEFKLRTAVLSTSKLQNEKNHSAENIANSLCAVLIEWEVMDKVAAIVTDSARTMIKACEILQKRHVPCFAHVINLIVQQCLNQEKIKVIMGKCKSIVGFFKKSTVAYAKFKEAQNTEKPYSLKQECPTRWNSAFHMIERFLKQMML, encoded by the coding sequence ATGCCTTCTTTACAAGTTAACCTCTGTGTTTTGTCTCATTTGTATGTAGGTTGTAGTGCGGCAACCATTGAAGAAAAAGAGCAAGAGGAAGAGCCGCAAGCCAAAAAGGCGCGATATGGTCAGTCCAatgtgtggaatttttttaataagtcctCGGATGGCAAGACTgccaaatgtttaaaatgtgGTAAAATTTATCAAACCAGCGGAAACACCACCAACATGGCGGGACATTTAAAGCGGGTACACCCAACGTTAAGTGTGAGTGAGTTGCCAAAGGCTTCAGGACATATGGCGGCTTATTtggataaaaaatatgaagccTCATCGAAACGGAAGAGAGATTTGGACAGCGCATTGTTAAATTTCATTTGCTCCGATTTACGTCCATTTTACATTGTAGAAAACGAGGGATTTAAGCAATTTGTAAATGCTTTGGATCCCCGATACGAATTGCCTTCACGATCAACATTGCTTTCAACatgttataataatttattcatgAACATGAGAATGAAACTGAAAAGCATTTTGCAAGAAGTGGAATATTGCGCTGTGACAACCGACTGTTGGACATCTCGAGCCAACGAGGCTTATTTGACCGTAACTTGCCATTTTATAGATCCAGAATTTAAACTTCGCACAGCAGTACTTTCGACTAGTAAGTTACAGAATGAGAAAAATCATTCTGCAGAAAACATTGCGAACTCTCTATGTGCAGTGCTAATTGAATGGGAAGTTATGGACAAAGTTGCAGCCATTGTTACCGATAGCGCAAGAACAATGATAAAAGCATGTGAGATATTGCAAAAAAGACATGTGCCATGCTTTGCGCATGTTATTAATTTAATAGTTCAACAATGCCTGAATcaagagaaaataaaagtaattatgGGGAAATGCAAAAGTATTGTgggattttttaagaaaagcacAGTAGCTTACGCCAAGTTTAAAGAAGCTCAAAATACAGAGAAGCCATACAGTTTAAAGCAAGAATGTCCTACAAGATGGAATAGCGCATTTCATATGATTGAAAGATTCTTAAAACAAATGATGCTATAA